The window GTGTTTCAGCTCCAGATGTTCTTTCCATATTAAGGATGGCttacatgttttttcttttgggtttgtttcTTAGCGCCTTCCCATTTGGAACGAGTTTTGAGAGAACAAATTGCAGAGGGTCAACCTAGGACACATCGACCATGGAAGaaaattattgttgttgttgaaggcATTTACAGCATGGAAGGGGAGATTTGTCATCTGCCCGAAGTTGTTGCCATATGCAAGAAGTATAAGGTGAGGCAATATTCCTGAATTTCTGATTGTGAGAATCCGTTGACAACTGAAAAAGTGACTTGGTTCACTATGCAACACTGGCGAGAGATTATAGAACTCTGTTGACTAAATTACACTTTGCAACGCCATACTTTCTAAATCATTTGGGAATTTCTGTTGTGATACTCGTGACTTATCTTCTATCCTCGTTTCAGGCGTATGTTTACTTGGATGAAGCTCACAGCATTGGAGCAATTGGTAAAACAGGAAAGGGTATTTGTGAACTCCTGGGAGTTGACACAGCTGATGTGGACGTAATGATGGGAACCTTCACGAAATCTTTTGGTTCTTGTGGTGGCTATATTGCTGGATCAAAGGTTAGCAACTGCTTGCATTTGTTTTCATCTACGGATCTTCTATTTGCAAATTTCGTTCGAAGGTCTAACCTTGTTTGGTAAATTATAATTCTGACATTTTAGTTaagctcaaaaaaaaattagatagcCGTCACTTTCACTCAACTCAGATGTCAAAACCTTCTTTGAACCTTTCGAAATGACAATGATAAGTATATAGCtgacacacacatacataccaTGTGATGCTTAAGTAAGTTGTACACTtctcaaattcaacaaaagGCTAAtcaatttatgattatttttatgttCAACTTCTATAGGAGCTCGTCCAATATTTAAAGCATCAATGTCCAGCTCACCTTTACGCAACATCAATCCCAACTCCTTCCGCGCAACAAATCATATCTGCTATTAAAGTTATTCTGGGAGAGGATGGTTCAAACCGAGGTACTCTGTTTTATTCCTCATCGTGTCATTAATTGCTCTTCTTTTGGTGACTGAGTACAATCTAATTTAGTGAGGTCATGATATATATAACCTTAAAACTAACATACTTACCAAATACTGAACAGGGGCACAAAAGCTAGCAAGAATACGTGAGAACAGCAACTTTTTCCGGGCTGAACTACAGAAGATGGGATTTGAGGTACTTGGAGACAATGACTCCCCAGTCATGCCAATAATGCTTTACAACCCAGCGAAAATTCCAGCTTTCTCAAGAGAATGTCTGCGACAAAAAGTAAGTTCTATTTATCAAATCTAATAGTATTATATGAGAAGTGGACTACTGCAAAGTCGACAACAAAAAGTAAATGATTAACTTGTGGGTGGAATGTAAACTTGAAACTCTGAACAGGTGGCAGTGGTGGTCGTGGGTTTCCCAGCTACACCTCTACTGCTGGCTAGGGCACGTATTTGCATATCTGCATCTCATTCAAGAGAAGATCTTATAAGAGCCCTCAAGGTAAAATATTGCATTATACTCACTTGCCTTAGTATACTTGTCAACTCCACTGAAAAGCCATACCAAGTTTAGGCGTTAACCCTCTTCCACACAATATACCCGTAATTCCACAGAAGTCCCATAGCACAAAACAGCTACNTAGTATTATCTGAGAAGTGGACTACTGCAAAGTCGACAACAAAAAGTAAATGATTAACTTGTGGGTGGAATGTAAACTTGAAACTCTGAACAGGTGGCAGTGGTGGTCGTGGGTTTCCCAGCTACACCTCTACTGCTGGCTAGGGCACGTATTTGCATATCTGCATCTCATTCAAGAGAAGATCTTATAAGAGCCCTCAAGGTAAAATATTGCATTATACTCACTTGCCTTAGTATACTTGTCAACTCCACTGAAAAGCCATACCAAGTTTAGGCGTTAACCCTCTTCCACACAATATACCCGTAATTCCACAGAAGTCCCATAGCACAAAACAGCTACGAAAGGGCCTATATGCTTTGGTAGAAGCTCGGTTTCAGTGTTagtcaaaatttatattaatgtgTGCATTTGTGTTGGACACAGGTTATAAGCAAAGTAGGGGACCTAAGTGGTATTAAATATTTCCCGGCAGAGCCGAAGAAGATAGAACAGACTAAAAATGACATCAAGCTGGATTGAAGAGTAAAGCAATGAAATAAGAGATGCATCCAGGACGACGCAAGCAAATGCAGTGTTAAGAGTTCAACTTCGGCTTTAACTCACAAAATCTGATTATCTCAGGGCTCAAGCCATTTCCTCTCGTATCAAAAAACCCAACCCAGAGTCAGTCCACCTTTCCTCAAGTCTTGACTTACTACTATGATGCTACTCTGCATTCatgtgattctttttttttgtttccgagAGTTTAATTGTATAGTAGTAATCTTGTTGAATGATGTCAGAGTTCTTTCATTACTCGGAACAACTGCTGCGTCCTCTTATGTttgattaaaagttttttggagaAATGATCAATAAGTTCCCCTAACCATAAAAACCAGAAGGTACAATCACAATCAAGTTAAtcatccttcttcatcatcatcatcttcctctacTATTACAACAACTAACTAATTGTtacattcaaacaaaaacatcaaaagatcaacaaaaaaaaaaagaagaaaagagctTCAGACATTGCAGCTTACATTGCCAATGGctgtcacacacaaaaaaaacccccaaaacTCTTGGCTTATCTCTTCTTCAGTTCACGAGAACTCTCTCCCAAGCTTCTGAATAGCACAATACATCTTCCTCCTTGACCCAACAGCATTGATCCCCATATCTTTAAGATCCTCCAAAGTCAACAATGGTAAGACTTGTTCATCAACTTCATGCATCTCAAACATCGGCCAGTATCTCCCTAACCCTAACTCTTGTAACCATATCTTAAcaccttctcttcctctcccaccgcTTTGCCAATCTCCTGACAACTCAACATCGTACCTTCTCCTATTCTCCTGCGTTCGTTCTTTCATCGGACTCTCCGAATCTTCTCTGCTAAAATCCCTAAACCCTTCTTCTCCCaattcatcttcctcttcttcttcttcatcatcttcatcttcttctccactcaGTTTCTCATCCCCTTGCTCTACACCATCGTTTCTGCCCGCCCAATTAGACCGAACTCGCTTCGCTGAAGCTGTGGgattcgtcgtcgtcgtcatcgtgGTCGCGGTCTCTCCACCACCGGATGATTTGACCCACTTCTTAACCCGCCAACTCCCAATCGCAATCGGATCTTCCTCTAGGGTTCCGGCGTTCTCGTACCCGGAGCTCAAATTCGTCATAGCTCTCGTCCTAGACGAAGACGTCGTCCTCCCACTCTGATTACTCGGCTCCTTCCTgttcccaccaccaccaccactcgGCCTCCATTTCGGCCGACGCACGTGCGGCGAATCGTAAGCTGCGACAACGTGTTGGTGGTGGTACTGGTCGCCGCCGATGTCTCCTAACCTAACGCTAGGTCTTCTCAATCGTTTCGATCCGACTGAAACTGTGGCGGCGGCGGATGTTTCCGGTGCTTCGGCGGAGGTTATTATCGCCGGCGGAATAAATCCGCCGTTAATCTGGTGACCTTCTACTGACTGTAGCTCGGCCATGGTCAGTGAGAAACGGAGACGaatcgaaagagagagagagagagttaagagctttgtttggtcttactcagtttcttattcttcttctacttcactCTGGAAGAACCATATCTTGCTAAAATGCGCAGTACAGTATTAGGTTTTTTATCTGGAGAAATTGGattcgagagagagaggattgTCCTCAGAAggagaaaagcaaaagagagagagagaggcgttCAAATAGTTGACACGTGTTTGTCGAGCTCTTGtaatttctgttttttactcttttgtCATAAACATATTTCTTCAACCccttctatattttttttacctaataATAACACAACAATATCCTTTAATTGCATAaagtttatctttgtttctgtatatatatcttgaCTTTTATAGATTTGCAATGAATCCATTTAGTTGGCTTGGGTTATTTAATTATccatttttaaagatttgtttctaactttctatacatatttcaattttctaataaattaggtaatgttgttaaaaaaaaaaaatcccttttGACTAGCtccatcattcttcttcttttatagtCTTACATATAATTTCTGTCTTCTTTAGaaactaatttaaaacaaattgaGTACTTTCTTGAATTTGATGTACTTCTTTACTAAAAAATTTATTCTTTACAAAATTGATGTACTTGATTATATTTTAACTCGAGGTATACCGtagaataaattttttaaataattattaagaaaaacgtatgttatattatttgttttaatatattttgattttataattttagatggattttttttgtgtgtttggtacCGGTTATGATTGGTGTAACACTTCTTGTTAACtcatatatcatataaaaatattttgtatatattagtAGACTAACtcataaaaaactatataatcatatttttgtaaactttaacCTGCTCCATATAATGATCAGcaagaatttaattttttttaacaagttatAAGTATCTAGAATagttaaatatgtatattaatttcttttagaattatttaaagtttgtttttttggtactAATTTAAAGTATGATTATATTACAAATAGTAACttcaagttttaatatttattcaaatggcaaggatttaattatgtaaatcttttaaaaaaggTTACTTTGACAAATTACTTTCAACTTAATAATAAAGGGATATTTAGAAAATGTACATATTTGGAAGTACTTTAGAATTTAAAATCCACATTTCACtgaattattcaaaaattaaaaatgtaaatgacaAGACTATCGATATTCTTATTAGAactattttatttcattttaaactTAAGAACTTtacattgttgattttttttcaaaagaaaattgatgtctatagtttttttttggtcaactgatGTTTATGCtaaggaaattttttttcttataaattataaatcatacaaaataatACACATAAATTAATCTTTTGATAATAATACACAATACACATGTCGCATTGACAATCATCTATAATCTACTTGTACAAAGTTTGTATCCTAAagaataatcatataatatgtatattgagaaaaaatattgatagtGGAATATACAATATTTAGATTGCATAATATACAATATCTCATTCGTTATATCGTTTGTTCtctgattttatattatttctttctattattattatttttttaacagcaTAAATAAACGATTATTTCTTTCTATTAATAGAAAGATTAAttacaaaaagacaaaacaatctcaaatctattcaaatttgaaaaatatatttaattttgcaCAAAATATTTCTGAATTGAGGGTATAATGGAATTTCTAATATGTTAAATCATATGTCACCAGTTTTAGTCATAATATGCATTCTTCTATTTAATACTTTTTACATTAGTCATAGCTGCCAAAATGACTTTGACAAATGAGAAGCAATAGTTCACAATTTTCCAATggctagaaaacaaaatcctcaAATTTGCTTCAAATGAGGAATTTACtatatttgtaaaacaaattagCTATTACCCGAACAATTTCAGACAAGATATTATATTCAGATACTAAAACCGCAAAAACTAACCACGCCTCTACGTGAAACTCGGTTAATGATACGACTCAACATTATCCCATCTCGTAATCGCAACAAACAAAATGGAAACTAATTAgctaacaaacaacaaaatcatcgGAGTCAATAGGGTTTCCAAATTTGACATTTATTATATGCATCGGTACAAAACGATGTCGGCGCAATGACAACATTAATGGGCCTTCTAGCCCATTTTTTGTTAGTGGTGTTTTGATGATTAATTGGTTAAAAGTgtgtaaatattatatttatgaatttGATACCGAGGCTAATTAAAGATATCCATGTCATGGagtcaaaattaaaagaaatttattttaggttagagtaattttaaaatatataatatgttataatacatgaaaaacagatattattcaataataatataagttg is drawn from Camelina sativa cultivar DH55 chromosome 8, Cs, whole genome shotgun sequence and contains these coding sequences:
- the LOC104706665 gene encoding long chain base biosynthesis protein 2a, which encodes MITIPYLTAVSTYFSYGLLFAFGQLRDFFRRFIDWWLTSNLHGYAPICLGHEDFYIRRLYHRIQDCFERPISSAPDAWFDVVERYSNDNNKTFKRTTKTSRCLNLGSYNYLGFGSFDEYCTPRVIESLKKFSASTCSSRVDAGTTSVHAELEECVTRFVGKPAAVVFGMGYATNSAIIPVLIGKGGLIISDSLNHSSIVNGARGSGATIRVFQHNTPSHLERVLREQIAEGQPRTHRPWKKIIVVVEGIYSMEGEICHLPEVVAICKKYKAYVYLDEAHSIGAIGKTGKGICELLGVDTADVDVMMGTFTKSFGSCGGYIAGSKELVQYLKHQCPAHLYATSIPTPSAQQIISAIKVILGEDGSNRGAQKLARIRENSNFFRAELQKMGFEVLGDNDSPVMPIMLYNPAKIPAFSRECLRQKVAVVVVGFPATPLLLARARICISASHSREDLIRALKVISKVGDLSGIKYFPAEPKKIEQTKNDIKLD
- the LOC104706664 gene encoding uncharacterized protein LOC104706664 is translated as MAELQSVEGHQINGGFIPPAIITSAEAPETSAAATVSVGSKRLRRPSVRLGDIGGDQYHHQHVVAAYDSPHVRRPKWRPSGGGGGNRKEPSNQSGRTTSSSRTRAMTNLSSGYENAGTLEEDPIAIGSWRVKKWVKSSGGGETATTMTTTTNPTASAKRVRSNWAGRNDGVEQGDEKLSGEEDEDDEEEEEEDELGEEGFRDFSREDSESPMKERTQENRRRYDVELSGDWQSGGRGREGVKIWLQELGLGRYWPMFEMHEVDEQVLPLLTLEDLKDMGINAVGSRRKMYCAIQKLGREFS